One window of Pleurodeles waltl isolate 20211129_DDA chromosome 3_1, aPleWal1.hap1.20221129, whole genome shotgun sequence genomic DNA carries:
- the RPL4 gene encoding large ribosomal subunit protein uL4: MACARPLISVYSEKGEVSGKNVTLPAVFKAPIRPDIVNFVHTNLRKNNRQPYAVSELAGHQTSAESWGTGRAVARIPRVRGGGTHRSGQGAFGNMCRGGRMFAPTKTWRRWHRRVNITQKRYAVCSALAASALPALVMSKGHRIEEVPEVPLVVEDKIEGYKKTKEAVLLLKKLKAWNDIKKVYASQRMRAGKGKMRNRRRVQRRGPCIIYNEDNGIIKAFRNIPGITLLNVNKLNLLRLAPGGHVGRFCIWTESAFRKLDELYGTWRKPATLKSSYNLPMHKMTNTDLSRILKSQEIQKALRAPNKKIKRRVLKKNPLKNLRMMVKLNPYAKTVRRNAILRHLPKSTPDKTEKPADVKVPKEDKKPKEVKKPKEVKKSTDSKKVKGKPSK; the protein is encoded by the exons GCCTGCGCCCGTCCCTTGATATCTGTGTACTCTGAAAAGGGGGAGGTATCGGGAAAAAATGTCACCTTGCCTGCTGTGTTCAAGGCTCCTATTCGCCCAGATATTGTGAACTTTGTTCATACCAACTTGAGGAAGAACAACAGACAACCCTATGCTGTCAGTGAATTAGCAG ggCATCAAACTAGTGCTGAATCATGGGGTACAGGCCGTGCTGTTGCTCGTATACCACGTGTACGCGGGGGTGGTACTCACAGGTCTGGCCAGGGTGCCTTTGGCAAC ATGTGTCGTGGAGGTCGCATGTTTGCACCTACCAAAACATGGAGGCGTTGGCATCGTAGAGTGAATATAACCCAGAAACGTTATGCAGTCTGCTCAGCCTTGGCTGCTTCAGCTCTTCCTGCCCTGGTAATGTCAAAGG GTCACAGAATCGAAGAGGTCCCAGAGGTCCCTTTGGTGGTTGAAGACAAAATAGAAGGCTACAAGAAGACCAAGGAAGCTGTACTGCTCCTCAAGAAGTTGAAAGCCTGGAATGACATCAAGAAG GTTTATGCTTCCCAGCGTATGCGTGCTGGGAAGGGAAAGATGAGAAACCGACGTCGCGTTCAGCGCAGAGGCCCATGCATCATTTACAACGAGGACAATGGAATTATCAAGGCTTTCAGAAATATTCCTG GCATTACTCTGCTTAACGTTAACAAGCTGAATCTTCTCAGACTAGCTCCTGGTGGGCATGTTGGACGTTTCTGCATTTGGACAGAGAGTGCCTTCCGGAAGCTGGATGAATTGTATGGCACTTGGCGTAAACCTGCAACTCTTAAGTCCAGCTACAA CCtcccaatgcacaagatgacaaATACAGACCTTAGCAGGATCCTGAAAAGCCAAGAGATCCAAAAGGCTTTGCGTGCACCAAA CAAGAAGATCAAACGCAGAGTTCTTAAGAAGAATCCTCTTAAGAATTTGAGAATGATGGTGAAACTTAACCCGTATGCAAAGACCGTACGCCGCAACGCAATCCTACGCCATCTTCCCAAA TCAACACCAGACAAAACTGAGAAACCTGCCGATGTCAAAGTACCCAAGGAAGACAAAAAACCCAAGGAAGTCAAAAAACCCAAGGAAGTCAAAAAGTCCACGGACTCCAAGAAAGTCAAGGGGAAACCCTCCAAATGA